In one Colletotrichum destructivum chromosome 2, complete sequence genomic region, the following are encoded:
- a CDS encoding Putative amino acid/polyamine transporter I, whose protein sequence is MASKDLDDCIQAVPATRSSSDAGDDSGKDVRLGIVEANVLQERTIGLFGAVSLIVNKIIGAGIFSTPSTIFKLSGSVGMALMCWVIGAVISTCGIFVMLEFGSAIPRSGGIKNYLERSFSPRVMQTCIYVFYCVFLQVSASNAITFSSYILVASGADSTTWKLRGVAIAGAVFSVGIHTVAPRVGRGIQDLLSAVKLFTLLFIVCCGFAALAGHLRVESPHNFTNAFEGTSNSGYNIGTAILNVIFSFQGYDNVNAVLSEVRNPQKTLRIALPLSMSVIAVLYLLANVAYFAVVPKEAFIAAKVTVAATLFENVFGASAGAKALPALVALSALGHLLGVAFTIPRLLQELAKDGVLPFSNLFMENRPFRTPIYALLLHLGVTILFICAPPAGDAFSFVVSLSSYPTTVLLTAITVGLVKLRFTDRENFQSPLRAPWVLIGIYLAANIFLIVMPFVRPPNGKGSTSLPYWLSSVVALGILSLGIIYYALRFVIVPRIFGYRHREIQQELSDGSTVTRFQRVKR, encoded by the exons ATGGCATCAAAGGATCTAGATGACTGCATCCAGG CGGTACCTGCGACTCGTTCTTCAAGCGACGCTGGTGATGATTCTGGCAAAGATGTCaggctcggcatcgtcgaggccaacgtCCTGCAGGAACGAACCATAGGACTCTTCGGGGCCGTGTCCTTGATTGTGAACAAGATTATCGGCGCGGG CATCTTCTCGACGCCCAGCACCATCTTCAAGCTCTCGGGCAGCGTTGGCATGGCCCTGATGTGCTGGGTCATCGGTGCCGTCATCTCCACGTGCGGCATCTTCGTCATGTTGGAGTTTGGGAGCGCCATCCCCAGGTCGGGCGGCATCAAGAACTACCTCGAGCGTTCCTTCAGCCCGCGGGTGATGCAGACCTGCATCTACGTCTTTTACTGCGTCTTCTTGC AGGTTTCGGCTAGTAATGCCATCACCTTCTCTTCCTACATCCTCGTGGCGTCCGGTGCCGACTCGACGACGTGGAAGCTCCGCGgtgtcgccatcgccggcgccgtcttctccgtcggGATCCATACAGTCGCGCCTCGCGTGGGCAGGGGCATCCAGGATCTGCTTTCGGCCGTGAAGCTGTTCaccctcctcttcatcgtctgTTGCGGGTTCGCTGCCCTGGCCGGGCATCTGAGGGTGGAGAGTCCTCACAACTTCACCAACGCCTTTGAGGGCACGTCGAACAGCGGGTACAACATCGGCACTGCCATTCTGAACGTCATCTTTTCCTTCCAAGGTTACGACAACGTCAACGCT GTGTTGTCTGAAGTCCGCAATCCGCAAAAGACGCTGAGAATCGCCTTGCCTCTCTCGATGAGCGTGATTGCCGTGCTGTATCTGCTGGCGAATGTTGCATAC TTCGCCGTCGTGCCCAAGGAAGCCTTCATCGCCGCAAAGGTTACCGTCGCCGCGACCTTGTTCGAGAACGTCTTCGGCGCATCGGCTGGAGCCAAGGCTCTTCCAGCATTAGTAGCGCTCTCCGCCCTCGGACATCTCCTCGGAGTTGCCTTCACCATTC CGCGGCTGTTGCAAGAACTCGCAAAGGACGGGGTGCTGCCGTTCTCGAACCTGTTCATGGAGAACAGGCCCTTCCGCACGCCCATCTACGCCCTgcttcttcatctcggcgTGACGATTCTCTTCATCTGCGCCCCGCCGGCCGGAGACGCCTTCAGCTTCGTCGTTAGTCTGTCGAGCTACCCGACCACTGTCCTGTTGACGGCGATCACGGTTGGTCTCGTGAAGCTGCGTTTCACCGACCGGGAGAATTTCCAATCGCCGCTCCGCGCCCCTTGGGTCTTGATCGGCATCTATCTTGCAGCGAACATA TTCTTGATCGTCATGCCGTTTGTGCGACCGCCAAACGGCAAAGGCAGCACTTCGCTCCCCTACTGGCTGTCGTCCGTGGTGGCTTTGGGCATCCTTTCTCTTGGCATCATCTACTATGCTTTACGGTTCGTCATTGTGCCCAGGATCTTCGGTTATAGACATCGAGAGATCCAGCAGGAACTCAGTGACGGGTCTACGGTTACCAGGTTTCAGAGGGTCAAGAGATGA